In Nilaparvata lugens isolate BPH chromosome 5, ASM1435652v1, whole genome shotgun sequence, the following proteins share a genomic window:
- the LOC111054642 gene encoding uncharacterized protein LOC111054642, whose product MFLESDYKSTKAVCLEAENLRRMNQEKTENLENTINDLQTIQHEISILQDRYDKCKDCERFLYTISPNSWKENYNVKYGSIDEALAEEGDTDMYFKETAQLFMIFNELEEYCFTDTLVSQKLEEMAESLIKETEPIDRYFRELIVELEEKVSRKEEHIKAYEKDRVDAENYAKEIVKNSSASKILSSQEYHVTFAHLQDYFNQCFNISNTSLSILEMFRALEAEHKRLQFEEDFLNSARYRALILEVHSDEQAQLSLARRSRNLLKQFDSSAQKLMGIYEPSKQTTTRKLMQRSKIIINKRLKPEYKPQIKSTEKLLQYFFADENSCDPIAKQNLDLDALNKYLLDEEITEDSDFHVIDYLCP is encoded by the coding sequence ATGTTTTTAGAATCCGATTACAAATCTACTAAAGCTGTATGCTTGGAAGCTGAAAATTTAAGACGAATGAACCaagagaaaactgaaaatttggaAAACACTATCAATGACCTTCAGACAATACAGCATGAAATCAGTATACTACAAGATCGCTATGACAAATGTAAAGATTGTGAAAGATTCTTGTACACTATCAGTCCTAATTCTTGGAAGGAGAATTACAATGTAAAGTATGGTTCAATCGATGAAGCCCTAGCTGAAGAAGGAGATACTGATATGTATTTCAAGGAAACTGCTcaacttttcatgattttcaatgaattagaagAATATTGCTTTACAGATACTTTGGTTTCACAAAAGCTTGAAGAGATGGCAGAAAGTTTAATAAAAGAAACTGAACCGATTGACAGGTATTTTAGAGAGTTGATTGTCGAATTAGAGGAAAAGGTATCTAGAAAGGAAGAACATATCAAAGCCTATGAGAAAGATCGCGTGGATGCAGAGAATTATGCTAAAGAGATTGTTAAAAACTCAAGTGCTAGTAAGATACTCTCTAGCCAGGAATACCATGTTACATTTGCTCATCTTCAGGACTATTTCAACCAGTGCTTTAATATCAGTAACACTTCTCTATCAATTTTGGAGATGTTTCGTGCTCTAGAAGCAGAACACAAGCGACTACAATTTGAAGAGGACTTTTTGAATTCGGCCCGCTATCGTGCCTTAATTTTGGAGGTGCATTCTGATGAACAAGCACAGTTGTCACTAGCCAGAAGGTCGCGCAATCTATTAAAGCAATTTGATAGCAGTGCTCAGAAATTGATGGGCATTTATGAACCTTCTAAACAAACCACCACTAGAAAACTGATGCAGAGATcaaagataattattaataaacgatTAAAACCAGAATATAAACCTCAAATTAAGAGTACTGAGAAACTTCTGCAGTATTTCTTTGCTGACGAGAATTCTTGTGATCCAATTGCCAAACAAAATCTTGATCTTGATGCACTGAATAAATACTTACTAGATGAAGAAATCACAGAAGATTCAGATTTCCATGTGATTGACTATTTATGTCCATAG